A section of the Oncorhynchus gorbuscha isolate QuinsamMale2020 ecotype Even-year linkage group LG06, OgorEven_v1.0, whole genome shotgun sequence genome encodes:
- the LOC124037211 gene encoding ventral anterior homeobox 1-like, whose translation MEVRYNQETEPGMGLKNGLKDGKDSKDSQGNLSKTFLKNQQESFSPSGMVENGEKNRASTGDPDYCRRILVRDAKGSIREIILPKGLDLDRPKRTRTSFTAEQLYRLEMEFQRCQYVVGRERTELARQLNLSETQVKVWFQNRRTKQKKDQGKDSELRSVVSETAATCSVLRLLEQGRLLTPPGLPGLLQHCGNGTLSVALRGPSMGMASNGSSSSSSGASSGTAGGSPPLPIVTSSGTVAGLQSSPSAHGLFSFPMPSLLGSVATRMSSNPLSMAGNLQELSARYLSSSAFEPYSRTNGKECMDKNVFE comes from the exons ATGGAGGTCAGATACAACCAGGAAACAGAACCGGGGATGGGGCTGAAGAACGGACTAAAGGATGGGAAAGACAGCAAGGATTCCCAGGGAAACCTTTCCAAAACCTTCCTAAAGAATCAGCAGGAGTCCTTCTCACCATCTGGGATGGTGGAAAACGGTGAGAAGAACCGAGCGAGCACGGGGGACCCAGACTACTGCCGGAGAATACTTGTCAGAG ATGCCAAAGGGTCTATACGAGAAATCATTCTGCCAAAGGGACTGGATTTGGACCGTCCCAAACGAACCCGGACCTCTTTCACCGCAGAGCAACTCTATCGCCTGGAGATGGAGTTCCAGAGGTGCCAGTATGTGGTTGGGAGGGAACGAACAGAGCTGGCCCGCCAGCTAAATCTATCTGAAACTCAG GTTAAAGTTTGGTTCCAGAACCGACGCACAAAGCAGAAGAAGGACCAGGGCAAAGATTCAGAGCTGCGCTCTGTGGTGTCGGAGACGGCAGCCACCTGCAGTGTATTAAGACTCCTAGAGCAGGGCCGGCTCCTCACGCCGCCAGGTCTGCCGGGGCTCCTGCAGCACTGTGGCAACGGCACCTTGAGTGTTGCCCTGCGAGGGCCCTCCATGGGCATGGCCAGCAatggaagcagcagcagcagcagtggtgcCAGCTCAGGGACGGCCGGGGGCAGTCCCCCTCTGCCCATAGTGACCAGTTCAGGGACGGTAGCGGGCCTCCAGAGCTCCCCGTCAGCTCATGGCCTGTTCAGCTTCCCCATGCCCTCTCTGCTGGGAAGCGTGGCCACCCGCATGTCCTCCAACCCGCTTTCTATGGCCGGGAACCTACAGGAACTGTCTGCCCGCTACCTGAGCTCTTCTGCTTTTGAACCTTACTCACGGACCAATGGCAAGGAGTGTATGGACAAAAACGTTTTCGAATGA